AAGAGCTGAGAAAAGTTAAAGAGAAAACGAAGAAAGCGCAGGGAAAGGGAAAACACAAACAGGTGCATTCACGTAAAATTACATTCTTGCATTTAATCCTGCATCCAGATTTGTTATTAATTACTTCCATATTTTATTAGCGGGATGGAGACGATACCCATGGTGTGGACACTTGCAGGAGCTTATTTGGCCCCTCCGATTTGGACGTCTCCAATATTGGACACGTGCAGGTAAAATTTGTTgagtttgttatttattttattgtactaTTTTTAAGTCTATTGCTGTACTTTTTACGAAATTTTGCCACATCAGGCTATTCCAGACAGGTCGCTAGCATATGACATTAGGGAAACCCAATCAACAGATCCAGTGATTCAAACTCAACAAAGTGTAAGTGGATCTTAACAGTTTAATGCTATTTTAATGACATTTGTCGTCTACACTAGTTGCTAATACACTAGTTGTTATTAATTACAGATGGGATTTGGGTTGGACGGATCACAACCGCTGCACGTTGAGTTTGATGGATCACAACCACAGCAATGACAACTAGTGTGTAATTTTTCCATATTGCGAAGtattcatcttcttcatctacTTTTACTTCAACATTTGTGTCAATTACAATTGTAAAGAAAGTCGGCTAGTTTGGTGTGTATGGTTTGGTAGAAATTTATGATTAATATGCAGGAACTTTCTAACGACAATCTCATTTGGCATTGAATTCATAGGACCAATGGAACCTGCTGCATAGTTGGTAGTATGTTGGGAGCAGTTTTGAGGTAGAGCTATTTCAGAAGTCACGTCAAAGTGGGAGAAGGGAAGTTGAtgacttttttaatatgtatctatttatagattttatgGGTATGTATAGGCCTTTGGATGGAAGTCTACTGCAATTTATTATGGCAtagaattttcagattttggtgGTTATGTTGATAAATTGTAAAGAAAGTGTAAAGATTCCAGATTTATGCGTGTCATGGTATTTTGGGCAGATTTAATGCTATTGGAATGATATTTAATTGGTTTTGTAATGACATTAGAAGTTTAATGAGGAAGATGGTTTCCATATTCAAGCTTGTATGGAATGATGTCTGGGCACTGCCCAGCTGTGTTCAAATAAGAGTTATTGTTGTGTAAACATAAATCGTAGTCCAATTGATGAACTACGTTCAATTGGAGGTAATTCTACTACTTTAATCCTGGGTCTGTGCGCTGGCAATAAGTTGCATGCAGGTCGAGAGCATGATTGGTTTAATGGCAGAAGAGAACAACACGGATACGGGAAGAGTTTTGAACCTTCGCAAGTTTGTTTTTGTTGCACTTATAGCATCATTTGGCAGGTGGATTCACAGGACAGGCTAGAGAACAAACTTGCATGAAAAATACATGTTCTACTAGTCCTGTTATAAAATCTAGAGAAGTTCTTATGTGCCCAGCTACCAATTAGAGAATATTTACAGAGCTGAGAAGGGATCTTAACATTACAAGAccaattacaaacatgagttCCAACTTCACCAAACAACTTCAATGTGTAATTACAATGTGGGTTACTCTAATCCCAATTCCAAGTCTAGAGTACAAAAGCCTACAAACATTCTGACTTCCAAAATATTGCATAAGCCAACAACGGGTAATCCCATTCACTCAAAATACTTAAAGTTAACAGGAAGGCTCAAAACAGAAGCCAACGtccaaaaagaaaacagagtacTAATGCAGCAGCCCAATACATCCCCAAGAACCGTGACACTAAACACTTCCTTTGAGAACGTTGTGCATGACGCACCAACTCCGTCTCGAGCTGATCCACTATCTTGCGAAGGTCAATTTCCCTCTTTTCTAGCAGCTTGACTATCTTCTCGAGATCTCTCTCCTTCCGTAGCAGCTCATCAATTCTTTCTCGGATTTGGAGCTCAATTACTTGATTACTATCTGCCCATTTGAAGTACTTGCAGAATGGTAATCCCTGAGCATACAAGGCCAAGAATATTAATGAATGCAGATAAGAAAACCTTAATGTACGTACAAGAATGAGCTATCCATTACCTCTGTGTTATAGTTTGGACACCCTAAGAAGGCTCGTCCAGGATTTTTTGCCGTAGTTGAGTACTTCAATGTGGGTTTGACCTCACAGAAGCACAGAGCTTGACTTGAGGTATGTTTAGCAAAAGAGGAAGAcattgatgttgatgatgatgatgatgacatttCTACCATGAACCAAAATAACATCAGCTCAAATAGAAGAGAGGCAGTACCAAGAAATTCAGTCCATAATATCCAATGTGTGaagaaaatcatatcaattcCAACAATTCAGTAACAGCTAAATGTAGCAGTCCCAACAAAGTAAACGAGAATTATGTTTCACATATAGGAAGATCACAACATCACAAGTGGCATACCATTAAAGCTTTACTTATAAaccaaaaaagagaagaattaatattgaaacGGTAAAGAATATGCTAAATAATATACTTGGGGAAGATGACAGCAAGGTGTGCAAATGAGAATATGTTCCTTGCACTAATATGTATAAACCTGCAATGATTATTAGAACAATTAAGTACCCAATTATCCAATCAACTTTGAAAAACATGAGTTCCACTTAACGTAATTAGTCAATAATCATAATAACTGATCTGTGTGCGACACATCTAAATACTTTACAAAGAAATAACGCCTTGATGTATAACTTTTTTACCAACATTAGAAGGAGTTAGTTGATATTCCCCTTGCTCCAAGGTCCAATTGCACCAATGGTAGTCATCCTCAATCCAATTGCACCAATGTACATTAAAGAAACAAACGAGTGTAAAACAATCAGCCAATACACATACCTCAGACTTTACGGCTCATCAAATAGaaattcagaaaacaaaaaacatcagGTCAAATAGGGGGATTCAGAGTGATTTTCACCTCTGATTTGGActgtaatttttctttatgatGATTCACAATGTACACCAGAGTATCAAAGCTCAAAAATAtaggaagaaaaatataaacgATATGTTAGGTTCTTAATCAGAGCTCAAACTAATAtaggaagaaaaatataaagaatcaTAATGGTAATTAGAGCTTCTTAATCAGATCTCAAATACAtaacagaaaaaaaaacaaacaatcatGGACTTAATGATATCAGATtctaaatacataacaaaataaaataaagaatcatGGACTTAATGTTATGCTCAAAAGCATAACAATAAAGATATAAACAACCAGCTAATGATATCAAATtctaaatacataacaaaataaaataaagaatcatGGACTTAATCAGAGCTCAAAagcataacaataaaaatataaacaaccaGCTAATGATATCAGATtctaaatacataataaaataaaataaagaatcatGGACTTAATAAGTACCCAATTATTAccacttaaaaatataaacaaccaGCTTCTTTATCAGATtctaaatacataacaaaataaaataaacaatcatgGACTTAATCAGAGCttaaatacataacaaaataaaataaagaatcatGGACTTAATAAGTACCCAATTATTAccacttaaaaatataaacaactaGCTTCTTTATCAGATtctaaatacataacaaaataaaataaacaatcatgGACTTAATCAGAGCTCAAG
This is a stretch of genomic DNA from Carya illinoinensis cultivar Pawnee chromosome 15, C.illinoinensisPawnee_v1, whole genome shotgun sequence. It encodes these proteins:
- the LOC122296957 gene encoding uncharacterized protein LOC122296957; the encoded protein is MFFKVDWIIGYLIVLIIIAGLYILVQGTYSHLHTLLSSSPKMSSSSSSTSMSSSFAKHTSSQALCFCEVKPTLKYSTTAKNPGRAFLGCPNYNTEGLPFCKYFKWADSNQVIELQIRERIDELLRKERDLEKIVKLLEKREIDLRKIVDQLETELVRHAQRSQRKCLVSRFLGMYWAAALVLCFLFGRWLLF